The sequence GCTGACTGGGTTCCTGAAGAAACAGAGCATTTAATTACCCATATCATCAAGACGCCGTTTCAGATTGTCGAATACCCTTTGCTTGAAGTGATCATCCGCTATCGGGGCGGCCAAAGAGAGCCGAGGCGTCATTTAGCCCTCAACGAAAGTACGATTAAAAGTACCGAAGGATCACTCGTTTGCACAGTTGAGATTAAGGGAGAGGCGTTTGAGACATTTCGGGGCGATGGCTTGTGCATGTCCACGCCTTCAGGGAGCACTGCTTACAATAAGGCGCTAGGGGGAGCAATATTGCATCCGTCCCTTGCATCGATTCAGCTATCGGAAATGGCTTCGATTAATAACCGTATTTATCGGACGCTCGGATCACCTCTAGTGTTGCCTCAGCATCATACGTGTTTGTTGAAACTGTTAAATGATGTGTCCGTCCAAGTTACCATCGATCATTTTAATGTACCGGTGTTTGCAGAAAATGTCGATACGATCCAAGTCCGTGTCGCAGAAGAGAAAGTTCGTTTCGCCCGTTTTCGGCCATTTCCTTTTTGGAAGCGGGTGAAGGAGGCCTTTATTAGTGAGTAATCTGACTTTTTCATGGCGCGTCGATGAAGGCGCGCCCCTGCTATTACGGACGTTTTTGCGTGAAAAAAAACAAGTGTCGAAGCGGCTTTTGGCAGCTGTGAAATTTAAAGGCGGGCTTTTGCGGGTGAACGAGATAGAAGCAACGGTGCGCCACGTTGTGAAAACAGGGGATTTAGTGACAATGGTGCTACCGCCTGAATCGCCTAGCCCAAGTTTACAACCTGAACAGCTTTTATTCGGCATCCCTTATGAAGATGAGCATATGCTCGTTGCCGATAAACCAGGACATATGGCGACGATTCCTTCTCGAGATAGACCAGGAGGTTCCCTTGCCAATGGAGTGCTCCACTATTACAAACAGCAGCAACTGCAGGCAACGTTTCATGCTGTCAACCGCCTTGACCGTGGCACAAGTGGGCTGCTGATTGTCGCCAAGCATCGTTACGCCCATGATTTGCTATCTCGGCTGCAGCAAAAAGGGGGCGTTAAGCGTTGTTATAAAGCGCTTGTAACAGGGGTACTTTCAGAAAAAGTGGGCATTATTGATGCTCCAATTGACAGAAAGCCTGGAAGCATTATTGAACGAGAAGTGGGGCCAGGTGGCAAATCAGCCATAACCCACTACAAAGTGGAAGCAGAATCAAACACACACAGCTTAGTGTCTTTGCAGCTTGAAACGGGCAGGACACACCAAATCCGCGTCCATTTTGCTTACATAGGCCACCCACTTGTCGGCGATGGGCTATATGGAGATCATGACGAGGGGTTGTCCCACCAAGCACTGCATTGCGATCATGTGGCATTTACGCATCCGTTTACAGACGAAGTACTTTATGTCGAAAAAAGCTTGCCGAAGGAATGGCGTCCATTCGTTGAGTGCATGCATCCCATTCATTGAAGAGGTTCCTTTGTATGGCAGGAATCAAGACAGGAAACGCGAATTTTGCATAGTACCTTGTTAGACATTGTGATAAACTATTAGTACCTGATAATAAAATGGGAGTGATAACAATTGAAAGCAATTGATTTGTCGAACCGTACATACGTAGTGATGGGTGTCGCGAATAAACGCAGTATTGCTTGGGCGATTGCTCAAGCGCTAGCAGGAGCAGGAGCAAACTTGGTGTTTACTTACGCTGGAGAAAGACTAGAAAAAAATGTCCGTTCTCTTGCTGAAACGCTCGAAGGGGAGCATCTTGTTTTGCCATGCGATATTACGAACGATGAAGAGATTGACAAAGCATTTAACGAAATTAAAGAGAAAGCCGGCGTCATTCACGGACTTGCCCATTGTATTGCATTTGCAAACAAGGAAGAGCTGGAAGGCGAATATTTAAATGTCACACGTGATGGCTACTTGCTCGCTCAAAACGTTAGTGCTTATTCATTGACCGCTGTAGCCAAAGCCGCCCGTCCGTTGATGAGCGAAGGGGGAAGCATTATTACAATGACTTACCTAGGTGGGGAGAAAGTTGTCCGCAATTATAACGTAATGGGTGTAGCCAAAGCCGCATTGGACGCCAGCGTAAAGTATTTAGCAAACGATCTAGGGAAAGACGGCATTCGTGTCAATGCCATTTCGGCTGGACCAATTCGGACATTGGCAGCGAAGGGGATTGGCGGTTTCAATAATGTTCTTAAGGAAATTGAAGAGCGGGCCCCATTGCGGAAAACGACTACCCAAGAAGAAGTAGGCGATGCCGCTCTATTTCTTGCAAGTGATTTAGCACGAGGCATTACCGGAGAAATTCTTCATGTAGACAGTGGCTATAATATTCTTTCACTTGCTTAATATTAAAAAAGCAGCGCTCATCATTGATGCTAGCGCTGCTTTTTTTTATTCATTTTCAATTTATACATAAGGCACAGCACACGTTCATAATCATGTCTATTATGGGCAGAAAGGATTTCGTATCAATGATCTCACCATTTGAATGGATCGTGCTTGCTTTTGCGACTTACCGCTTTACACGTTTGCTCGTATGGGATGATATTACCGCATGGCTTAGGCGCCCGTTTATTAAAGAAACAGAAATGTTAGAAGAAAATGGGGAAAAGGTGTTGTATTTAGAAGGCAAGGGGAGAGGGCTGCGCAAGTGGGTAGGAAGCCTACTATCCTGTTATTGGTGTACAGGTGTTTGGGTTGCACTATTCTTTTATGGTGGATATGTTTTTTTTCCACTGTTATTTTGGCCACTAGCCGTTTTTTTTTCCATTGCTGCTGTGGCAGCAATTTTGGAAACGATGACAAGAAAGTTGGAACAATAGGGGAGTGCCACATAGGCAACGCCCCTTTTTTGTGCATAAAAAGGATAAATGGCCATACATGAAAGAAAGCTTGGCATAAGATGGTTTTGCATTCACTAAAAAATAGTTCTCTTTAAGCGTACAATAGGCTGCCAATCTGTTAGGGCTATAGAAGCAAAATGAACTATTTTCCGCTTAATGGGTAACAACCATCTATCCTTTAATCCCTTTAAAAAGAATAAAGGGAGGAATGGTTTTTTCATCTTTCCATTTTAGGCCGTACTCGTCTTCAACACGTTGAATCGTCTTAGCGGGAACGCTTTGTAGCGTCGGTTGTTGTGTTTCGATTTCAACAAAGCCGTTGTTAACGAGCAATGTTTCATACGTTTTTTCTGGCCAATGGTAATCTTCAATTAGCAATTGGTTTCCTCCCCAACGCAATTCTTTTTGAATGATATCGCCTCGTTTGTAGGTTTTGCCTTTTTCGCCGATACGGCATGTGGAAAAAACATGACCTGTGGAATTAGGATTGGTATCTAGCAGCACAAATGGAGCGCCTGGTTTTAATACACGGTATACTTCTCGCAAAATATGGTTTAGTACTGCTTCATCCCCAATCGTAATGAAAACGAAACAGGAAAAAGCACCGTCAATGGAGTTGTCATCTAAAAAAGCGAGTTTTGGGTCTTTCACTAAACGATAATGCACGTTTTTATGGTCGTGTTTCTTGGAAGCAAGCTGAATCATTTCCGCCGATTGGTCGACGGCAATCACGGTCGCGGAAAACAACTCAGCAAAGCGCGTTGCGATTTTGCCTGGTCCACAGCCAAAGTCAAGAATGGTCTGGCGCTCGTCTTTGTCAAAATGGGTAAAGACAAATTGATATCCTAATAGTTGCTCTAAAATGTCATTATAGGCTTCGTATTTTTCTGCTACTTCCTTTTGAAAGAAAAAATCAGTCATCCCTCTACACCTCCTAGTAAACATAGTTATATGCTTGGAATTAAAAGAGTGTGCCATCGCAGAAGGTGGAAACAGGTAAAAATAAAAGAAAAACCAGGCTAAAAAAAGCCTGATTTAAAAAAGCAGCTATACAAGGGTGAAAGCGATCGCATTCAAAGCAGGGATTCCTTGTGGATGTTCGTCGCCGTATACAAACCCGTTCACTTGCATCGCCACAGAGCTTGTTGCTGCCATAGGCAATTGAATTTCAAAATTAGAAAACATAACCGTTGATAAGGCAGGAATTTCCGCTGCTTTTGGCTTCAGCCAATACTGGCCCGTTTCTTTTGCTTGGGCATCGCCGCTTTCTTCTAAAAAAGACCAGCCATCGCTTTCATTCATTTGGGCAACATGGTCTTTAGGCGCACGGGGGCGGTTGATTTTCCCAGTCAAATTAGCCAATTCCGGTTTATTAAAGGCAAGGCAAATGATAGGAGTGGACAGTGGCGCCGTGCCTTTATTTTCGATAACAAAATGTCCCTTTACAAGCACTGTTTCATCTTCTTCGAAAGTGGAAGGCGCTAGAATGGAATACGAAAAATAAGGGACGATGATCGCTTGCCTCGTAGGATTTTGCTCGTAGTCGTTCGCGCCGCTGTTTTTTTCAGCTTGGAGCGCCAATTCTTCCAGCCGATCGGTCAATCCATCGATAATTCGCTTTTGTTCAAGCAATTTCTTCTCCTGCTGACGAAGCAGCCGTTCATTTTTTACAGTTTCAGAACGATAGTGCAATATTCGTTGCTTTAGTTGAATATGTTCTTTATGAACGTTTGTTTTTTGGTTATAAGACATAGACGCCTCCTTAAAAAGTCGGACATAGAAAACAAGTCTGGTAATACAGACTACGCGGCATCTCGTTATTGTATGTATGGCTGATTGATTTGCGAAGAGAAAATCCGAGCCGTCGTGAAACGGCTCGGTTGCAAAAGGGGAGATTAGGAAGCGGATTTTGAATGGCTTTTGCTTTTTTTGCCAGGAAATAGAGTCGGGCATTGTGGTGGGAATTTCGTTTCTTTGCAAAGAACATCGCTGATAGGAAATTCCAACCGAGGTTTGCAATATGCCGCTTCAATTTCCAGCAAAACGTCAGCTAATACATGGACATCTAGGCAGAAGGAGAAAGAAAGGTCCAGCTGCATATAAGAGCCGTCAAAGATAAGTTCAGCATCACATTGACCTGCTGTGACGAAAGCGCACACTTCAGTGCCTTCTGGCGCGCATAAGTAGAACGTTTCGACTTTTGTAAATTCAAATGGCTCACATGACGTACAAATATGGTTGCCAGCTTCGTCGTATAGGTCTACATCGACGGAGACTTTAATGAGAATCTTCACTTTCTCAAGCGTAACCTCTTCGCCATTTGGCATGCAAACTTCTACTTGCGTTCTGTGATGCGGATCAGTCACTTCCTTCGTATAAATATCGGACTCGATCACCCGGCAGACGGCTTCACATTTCGGGAATTGTTTAATAAACTCTGTAAACGATTCTGCCTCGCTGTCCCTGCATTTAAACAGTTCGGACAAATCACTGCCGGATTTATTTCCTTCATGGTAGCATGCCGTTGGCAAATCGACTTGGCGTGTGACCCAGTCGAACACTTTAGGGACACTAATGCATACATTATGCTTTTCGTGATCTGTGCTCATGCATAAACCTCCTTATGATTTCCTAGCGTGGTTTTCTCTCTTTGTGCCCTAACTAGGTGTTCAGGCTACTGTATAGTATGAATGGCCAGTAAAAATGTGCAGCCTGATATAAATTATTTTCGGGCTCCTATCCGTACCTTCTAGCTATGGCAACATAAGATAGTAAATACGATAAATTGAAAGAGGAGGAAAAAGCGGATGAATCAAAAAAGCAACCAGCCTCAAGCGTTTATCAAAAGAGTAACGAACAAAAAGAGACCGAAAACGGGGTACAAACCAAAGCCTAGCTGCTGTGGCGGTAAGAAAAAAACAAATAAACGGTCATCTTAGACGAGGATTAAAAAGACTCGGGCCTGTACGTTTATTCAATAAATATAAAAGGAAGGCATGCCATCTCTATGAGGCATGCCTGAAGCTGTAGGTAAGCACTTGCAACTTTCGTCGAACAAGTTGGAGTCATATCCTTTTATACGCAATTGCCGCTTCCTTCATTTAAATGGAAGTACCCCGTCAGCAAAGAAATGTTAAGAAAACACGCGTAATTAACTGAAATGGGCGGATTTAGCTGGTAAATGAGCTGATTTTTCCGCGCGTATCACTCACTTAAGACGAGCCAAACTCATATTGTATTAGTGTCCAATAAAAAACGATGAGGAGGTTTATGCATGCAAAACCAATATCAACAATTGATGGAAGTCCTTGTTCGCCAAATTTTAAAAAAGCATAACGTCTCGCCGGCAAAAAATCTGTCAGATGAAGAAAAAGAAAAAATCCGCAACACGGCTTTAGGTTTACAGCAACAAGTGGAAGAGTTTTTGAAAGAAAAACAAACCAGAACAACTGAGGAAACAAAGGACGATAAAGGCAATGACTCGCAGGGGAAAAGCGATCCGTTTAGTGAAATCCTAAAACGGAAAGCGGAAAAGCGGAAAAAAACAGAGTAACAAGGGCCTTAGCTGAAATTAGGCAACTGTATCAGGGACATACGCACAGGCAAAATAGTCGAATGAGCATAGTTTAAATTAGATTCTAAATTGGAGGGGAAATCATGAGTGAAGAATTTACACGGTTTTTAGATAAACCGCGCCATCATTCATCTTCATGCGATAGCTGTTCTTGCCACAGCTGTTCACATGGTGGACACGATTCACACTGTCATTCTGATAAGGATTGTCATTCGGATAAGCACCGTCATTCAGATAAGGATAAAAGAGACGACCATCACAAAAAATGGTCTGCATTAGACCCAGACGCGTGCCATCCAATGGGTTTTGGCGATATAGAGCAAGATGCAGCGCAGGTAAAGAAAGAGATCCAAGTTTCTGAAGAGCTCATTTATATTAAAGATTCTTGCGACGTAGAGGTGGAATCGACCGACACGAAAGCAGCGATTGGTATACAAGTAGCCATCCAAGCTGCCATTGCTTTAATTATCCGCATCTCTTTAGCTGGAAACGACAATGTCGAAGATATTACACAAGAAATTCTTCAGGCCTCAAAGACGAAGCAAATCACTCGCCAAAAGACGATTGTCGACAATTCCAGAAATGTTCAAATCTCAACGACGGATACGCAAGTGGCGGTCAACATTCAAATCCAAATCGCGATTCTCTTGGCTATTATCGTCGAATTGGATATCCTTTAAACCACATGGAAAGCTGTCAAGTTTGGCAGCTTTTTTTTGCATTTCGTTTTGCTGTTTGCCTATTGTGTTTGTCAGCTATTCTTTTTTTGACCGATCTCGATCTAAAAGGTTACGGGAGAACCAGTTTGGCGATATTTCGCTATTTGTTTTAGGTTTGGCAGCACGATGAGATACGTAAAAAGTGGAATCGTTTAATTTATCTTTTTGAGACGTGTGCACCTCTTCTTGCACCTCTTCTGCAGGCTCGGCAGCAGGAACTGCTTCTTTTGGTAGTGGATTGTTATAAGACTTGGCTTTTGCTTCCACCAGTTCTTCTGATAATTTGTGTTTCTCGTTTAGCGCCTGCTCAAGCTGTTCCTGCAGTTGTTTGTTCTCTGCCTGTAATTGGTCGATCATGTTGTAATGATAATCATTTTTATATCGTTTCAGCTCTATTCTCAATTTAGCCGCTTCTGCTTGGGCATGGATTAAACGTTGGTGCAGTTGGGCAGCTGTTAGACGCATTGGAGATCGATTCACTCTCATCAGTCCTTTCAGCTTCATAATCGCTTAGTTTAAATGTATGAAAGCAAAACAAAAACATGAATTGAAATTGGCTGTGGTTGGTGTGGAAAGGGGAAAAGTGGAGAGTGTGCTTGCTTGTTTTTGCATCAACTCCTACTGTTATACGCCTCAATGACAAACGAATTGATGAGTAAACCCACCGAGGTCATGGCATCCATTTCAGGCGTAGTGTGCGAAATGGATGCCTATAAAAGGAATGAGGGAAGAGCAAGATTCGTCCTAGTTTTGGCTGCTGTTCATCAAGCTACGGACAAATCGGGTTGGGTGGGCTCGTTTTCCCCGGTAATGTAAAGGGGCCGAAATCGCCAATTCCTTTTTGGCACGTGTCATCGCCACATACATTAGTCGCCTTTCCTCTTGCAAGGGATCATCATCGCCTTCTCGCCAAGCGTCAAGGGCATAGTCATGGGGGAGGCTGCCTTCGACTGCTCCTACAATGAAGACATGGCTAAATTCAAGCCCTTTTGAACGGTGGATCGTCAATAATTGAATGCTTTTTGGCTGGCGAGTTTGAAGCGATTGGCATTCCTGTTGTTTGGCGATTACATGGTCGATATGGGTCAAAAACGATTCAACGGTTTCAAATTGTGTCGCTGCCACTTTAAGTTGATTAAAATCGTCGCTGCCTTTTTCGAATTTATTCCCTTCCTGACCTTGTTTTTTGATCGTTTCATTAAATCCTAAACGTGCTTCAGCAAAAGCAAGCGCTTCGGATGGATTCATCTTTTGCATGCGGCGGCAATCAGCAGGCAATGTTTTTAGTTTTTTTGCTTGAAAGGCAGGCAACTCTGTTAAAAAAGGGATGGCTTCAAGAAGGCTGCACCGTTCCGTTTTCTGGATGTGTAGCAACTGATCGAGATGCTCTTGCTTTATAAATAAAGCTTTTAACAGTTCTGCCATCACATATGGACTTTCTTCGTTCCTGCCAATCCGCAAAAAGGAGAGCGCACGACGTACAAATGGCCGTTCGTAAAAACAGGCAAATCCTTGTTCAAGCGAGAATGGGAGCGTCGTATCAATCAAACGGTCCACGAGGGCTCTCGCGCTTGTAGACGTGCGGTAAAGCACGGCGATTTCGCTTGGACAAGTGCCCTTTCCAATTAGCCTCTTGATTTCTTCCACAATCATTGTTGCTTCCTCCTCCTCGTTATAGGGGAAGAACAAATAAGGCAATTGATCGGATGTGTGCTGAGCGACGAGCGTTTTTTCTAGTCTCGTCCGATTTTCTGCAATCACTCGGTTAGCACTGGCAATAATCGGGTGTGATGAACGATAATTTTCGACTAAATGAATCTTTTTCGCTTCTGGATAGTGAGCGGCAAAGCTGCGAATAAAACGAGGGTCGCTCCCTCTAAACCGATAAATCGATTGGTCATCATCGCCAACAACGCATATATTGCGCTGGGGCATTGCTAACAATTTGACAATTTCAAATTGAACAGGGTTAATGTCTTGGAATTCATCGATTAACAAGTAAGCAAAACGTTCTTGGTAGCGCTGCAAGAGTTGGCTGTTTTCCTGGAGCAGATATAGGCAGCCGAGCTGCATATCGTCGAAATCAAAACGTCCTGTTTCTCGTAAGGCTTTCTCATAGTGTTCGTAAAGGAGGGCTGTTTTTTCTTCAAACGGATCTGTTGTCTTAACATGTTCAGGAGCGATCATATGGTTTTTCCACCAGCTAATTTGTGTCGCTGCTTGATCATAAGGAAACTCGCTCTCATCTAAATCTAGCGCTCTGCCATGTATTTTTAATAGTTCTTGCCCTGATTTTATTAATTTTGACCCATGCCATTTACTAGGATCAGCATGGGCAAGCATCGTATAGAACAAACTGTGGAATGTGCGAATCAGCAACGACTGGACGAACGTTGGCTCAATCCCTGGGTATTCAGTCATTCGTTCCCGCATTTCTCGGGCTGCTTTTGCGGTAAACGTAACGAGCGCCATCTTGTTAGGATGAATGTTTGCTTCGCTTACCATATAGGCTGCCCGTGCTGTGAGGACACGTGTTTTACCACAACCTGCGCCAGCTAAAAGGAGCAGCGGACCATCGATATGTTTAACAGCTTTCCATTGGGCATCGTTAAGTGTAAGGCCGGCTTTTGTCAGTTGTTCCCGGTAGCCCTCAATGGCCATTTGTTTAGCAGAGGTTGGCTCTGTAAACGGCGCAACGTTTGACAAGACAAGAGGAGATTTCCATTCGGGGGTGTTTTTTAAAACCGCCCTTCTTTGAGGCAAACGAAACCCATGTACGGTTGTAGCTGCTGTTTGTCCTTCTGCTTGCCTTGCTTGTTCAAAAGCTTCTACTTGCTCCCGGCAACGGTTGTCGTCGCTAGGGGGATGGTTAAAGGAAGGCATTTGGTGAATCGAGAAGGACATGGATAAAGGGGCGCCACAGTGAATGCAATGGAGCAGCCCTTTTTTACTAAGCCGGTAAAATGTATGCCATTTCCCCCGATCAAGTTCTGGCAAATACAAAGGTTCGTTTAAATAAAGTGCCGTGTTCATACTAACTCCTTTCGGGTGCAACCGTTATCGTATCAAAAGGAACAGTAGTCACGCAATTGATTGATTATTCGTTTAGAGAAAAGCTCATAACAAAATACTACATGAAAAAATTAAAAAGATGCAGGGATTTGCTGATATGTAGCGAAAAAACTAGAAAACCGCAAAGGAGGTTACAAATGGCTGACATTGAAGCAAAAAGCACGGCCATCCTTTATGACGCTTTTCAGTCTGAAGCGAGCGACATTCATTTACTCCCTACTTCCAAAGGGTACCTAGTTCATTACCGGGCACTTGGCGAAATTTACGCTGGGGAAACGTTAAAAGCTGAGGACGGCTTCAGAATCGTAAGCTATTTTAAGTACGCTTGCGGTATGGATATCGGCGAACGAAGAAAACCACAAAGCAAAGCGATCTCCTACGATTGGCAAGGCAATGGTTACACACTTCGCTTCTCGACATTGCCTGCTAAACCAAGTGAAAGTTTGGCTATACGCATTTCCCCACGCACGACTCCTTATACACTCCAATCTCTTTCCTTATTTGCTTCTGATACGCGAAAGTTCACGCAGCTTGCCCATTGCCAGAATGGTCTTGTCCTCTTCACAGGGGCGACAGGGTCGG is a genomic window of Shouchella clausii containing:
- a CDS encoding NAD kinase, producing the protein MKFTVASRGDTLSDELCDTIKTRLLAADLAHDSDKPDIVITVGGDGTFLEAFHSYAHRLEETAFVGIHTGHLGFYADWVPEETEHLITHIIKTPFQIVEYPLLEVIIRYRGGQREPRRHLALNESTIKSTEGSLVCTVEIKGEAFETFRGDGLCMSTPSGSTAYNKALGGAILHPSLASIQLSEMASINNRIYRTLGSPLVLPQHHTCLLKLLNDVSVQVTIDHFNVPVFAENVDTIQVRVAEEKVRFARFRPFPFWKRVKEAFISE
- a CDS encoding RluA family pseudouridine synthase, yielding MSNLTFSWRVDEGAPLLLRTFLREKKQVSKRLLAAVKFKGGLLRVNEIEATVRHVVKTGDLVTMVLPPESPSPSLQPEQLLFGIPYEDEHMLVADKPGHMATIPSRDRPGGSLANGVLHYYKQQQLQATFHAVNRLDRGTSGLLIVAKHRYAHDLLSRLQQKGGVKRCYKALVTGVLSEKVGIIDAPIDRKPGSIIEREVGPGGKSAITHYKVEAESNTHSLVSLQLETGRTHQIRVHFAYIGHPLVGDGLYGDHDEGLSHQALHCDHVAFTHPFTDEVLYVEKSLPKEWRPFVECMHPIH
- the fabI gene encoding enoyl-ACP reductase FabI; translation: MKAIDLSNRTYVVMGVANKRSIAWAIAQALAGAGANLVFTYAGERLEKNVRSLAETLEGEHLVLPCDITNDEEIDKAFNEIKEKAGVIHGLAHCIAFANKEELEGEYLNVTRDGYLLAQNVSAYSLTAVAKAARPLMSEGGSIITMTYLGGEKVVRNYNVMGVAKAALDASVKYLANDLGKDGIRVNAISAGPIRTLAAKGIGGFNNVLKEIEERAPLRKTTTQEEVGDAALFLASDLARGITGEILHVDSGYNILSLA
- a CDS encoding DUF1360 domain-containing protein, translated to MISPFEWIVLAFATYRFTRLLVWDDITAWLRRPFIKETEMLEENGEKVLYLEGKGRGLRKWVGSLLSCYWCTGVWVALFFYGGYVFFPLLFWPLAVFFSIAAVAAILETMTRKLEQ
- a CDS encoding class I SAM-dependent methyltransferase encodes the protein MTDFFFQKEVAEKYEAYNDILEQLLGYQFVFTHFDKDERQTILDFGCGPGKIATRFAELFSATVIAVDQSAEMIQLASKKHDHKNVHYRLVKDPKLAFLDDNSIDGAFSCFVFITIGDEAVLNHILREVYRVLKPGAPFVLLDTNPNSTGHVFSTCRIGEKGKTYKRGDIIQKELRWGGNQLLIEDYHWPEKTYETLLVNNGFVEIETQQPTLQSVPAKTIQRVEDEYGLKWKDEKTIPPFILFKGIKG
- a CDS encoding ATP-dependent helicase, which encodes MNTALYLNEPLYLPELDRGKWHTFYRLSKKGLLHCIHCGAPLSMSFSIHQMPSFNHPPSDDNRCREQVEAFEQARQAEGQTAATTVHGFRLPQRRAVLKNTPEWKSPLVLSNVAPFTEPTSAKQMAIEGYREQLTKAGLTLNDAQWKAVKHIDGPLLLLAGAGCGKTRVLTARAAYMVSEANIHPNKMALVTFTAKAAREMRERMTEYPGIEPTFVQSLLIRTFHSLFYTMLAHADPSKWHGSKLIKSGQELLKIHGRALDLDESEFPYDQAATQISWWKNHMIAPEHVKTTDPFEEKTALLYEHYEKALRETGRFDFDDMQLGCLYLLQENSQLLQRYQERFAYLLIDEFQDINPVQFEIVKLLAMPQRNICVVGDDDQSIYRFRGSDPRFIRSFAAHYPEAKKIHLVENYRSSHPIIASANRVIAENRTRLEKTLVAQHTSDQLPYLFFPYNEEEEATMIVEEIKRLIGKGTCPSEIAVLYRTSTSARALVDRLIDTTLPFSLEQGFACFYERPFVRRALSFLRIGRNEESPYVMAELLKALFIKQEHLDQLLHIQKTERCSLLEAIPFLTELPAFQAKKLKTLPADCRRMQKMNPSEALAFAEARLGFNETIKKQGQEGNKFEKGSDDFNQLKVAATQFETVESFLTHIDHVIAKQQECQSLQTRQPKSIQLLTIHRSKGLEFSHVFIVGAVEGSLPHDYALDAWREGDDDPLQEERRLMYVAMTRAKKELAISAPLHYRGKRAHPTRFVRSLMNSSQN